From a single Sphingopyxis sp. DBS4 genomic region:
- a CDS encoding AbrB/MazE/SpoVT family DNA-binding domain-containing protein produces MSVHKARIVSGGRLQIPADVRKALGIADGDDVRIEVVDGELRVRSFRTALGRVRALVRNRVPPSASLADELIADRRSEAAHD; encoded by the coding sequence ATGAGCGTTCACAAGGCTCGTATCGTATCGGGCGGCAGGCTTCAGATTCCGGCGGACGTCCGTAAGGCACTTGGGATTGCTGATGGGGACGATGTCCGCATCGAGGTGGTCGATGGAGAGCTTCGGGTGCGATCGTTTCGGACAGCGCTTGGCCGCGTGCGAGCTCTTGTACGCAATCGCGTTCCCCCAAGCGCTTCGCTCGCCGACGAATTGATCGCGGATCGCAGGTCCGAGGCCGCCCATGACTGA
- a CDS encoding nucleotidyltransferase and HEPN domain-containing protein — protein sequence MRTEIDFLPHRKQRELDIIVEILFQGLRAATENAVGARRNGRILKVILFGSYARGDWVEAPQDANQYRSDYDILVIVNQNELADRATYWEDAERRISDAYLLEKVIKTPANFIVHSLQEVNDALAHGRVFFMEIVKDGVILYQSDDKELGKPKPKTPEMALQAAKDYFEEYMGDATRFLDLFQTAVAKEYNKEAAFLLHQVVENLYQGLLLVLKFYTPYDHNILFLRDMAEQLDRHLYDVWPRGTRAERAMYQKLKDAYRKARYSKHYKISREELDWLSGRVEILGQRVHEICSARIAMLQAEAGA from the coding sequence ATGCGCACCGAAATCGACTTCCTGCCGCATCGCAAGCAGCGCGAACTGGATATTATCGTCGAGATATTGTTTCAGGGCTTGCGCGCCGCGACGGAGAATGCCGTTGGCGCGCGGCGCAACGGCAGGATTCTCAAGGTCATCCTGTTCGGCTCCTACGCCCGCGGCGATTGGGTCGAGGCACCGCAGGACGCGAACCAATATCGTTCGGACTATGATATCCTCGTCATCGTCAACCAGAATGAACTCGCGGACCGCGCGACCTATTGGGAAGATGCCGAGCGCCGGATCAGCGACGCTTATCTGCTCGAGAAGGTGATCAAGACGCCGGCGAATTTCATCGTCCATTCGCTCCAGGAAGTGAACGATGCGCTCGCCCATGGCCGTGTCTTCTTCATGGAGATCGTGAAGGATGGCGTCATCCTCTACCAGTCGGACGACAAGGAACTCGGCAAGCCAAAGCCGAAGACCCCTGAAATGGCACTACAGGCGGCGAAGGACTATTTCGAAGAGTACATGGGCGATGCGACGCGTTTTCTGGATCTCTTTCAGACAGCGGTGGCGAAAGAGTACAATAAGGAAGCCGCGTTCCTGCTCCATCAGGTCGTCGAAAATCTGTACCAGGGCCTGCTACTGGTCCTCAAATTCTACACACCGTACGATCACAATATCCTGTTCCTGCGCGATATGGCCGAGCAGTTGGATCGCCATCTGTACGATGTCTGGCCGCGTGGCACCCGCGCCGAACGCGCGATGTACCAGAAGCTCAAGGACGCCTATCGGAAGGCGCGCTATTCCAAGCACTACAAAATTTCGCGCGAGGAGCTGGACTGGCTTTCGGGACGCGTCGAGATTCTCGGTCAGCGGGTCCATGAGATCTGCTCGGCGCGGATCGCCATGTTGCAGGCCGAAGCAGGCGCATAG
- a CDS encoding type II toxin-antitoxin system VapC family toxin, with amino-acid sequence MTDYVLDASAVLAVIQEEPGAEQIEAHLDTGCISAVNLAEIVGKLQDRGLGDSEIDELIALLDLDTRILDKEGAVFMGKLRQTTKLAGLSLGDRACLALAHSLGATAITMDRAWKSLDIGVTIEVAR; translated from the coding sequence ATGACTGACTATGTGCTCGATGCATCGGCCGTGCTCGCGGTGATTCAGGAAGAGCCAGGAGCGGAGCAGATCGAGGCGCATCTGGACACCGGCTGCATTAGCGCCGTGAATCTGGCCGAGATCGTGGGCAAGCTGCAAGATCGGGGGCTTGGGGACAGCGAAATCGATGAACTGATCGCATTGCTCGACCTCGATACGCGCATATTGGACAAGGAAGGCGCGGTGTTCATGGGCAAGCTACGACAGACCACGAAGCTCGCCGGCCTTTCACTTGGCGACCGGGCCTGCCTCGCACTCGCGCATTCCCTCGGGGCGACGGCCATCACAATGGACAGGGCGTGGAAGAGTCTCGACATCGGCGTCACCATCGAAGTTGCCCGGTGA
- a CDS encoding plasmid pRiA4b ORF-3 family protein: MTDQIARIRITLEDMKPAIWRRVELPVTNSLKTLHLAIQACMLFENYHLFRFDVGDAAYGIRFDDDDAFMVRTRDAANMRINKLVERGITSFIYTYDFGDNWRHRVEIEEITLAIPGTDYPRFVDGERRAPPEDVGGTPGFEEFLNAMAKPRHPERASMVQWYGGVFDPTDIGADEINARMAKLAKRRSQGMAAYAEAKSRDN; the protein is encoded by the coding sequence ATGACCGATCAGATCGCCCGGATTCGCATAACGCTCGAAGACATGAAGCCCGCCATCTGGCGCCGCGTCGAACTTCCCGTCACCAACAGCCTCAAGACCCTGCACCTCGCGATCCAGGCCTGCATGCTCTTCGAGAACTACCATTTGTTCCGCTTCGATGTCGGCGATGCCGCCTATGGCATCCGCTTCGATGATGACGATGCTTTCATGGTCCGCACCCGCGACGCCGCCAATATGCGCATCAACAAGCTCGTCGAACGCGGTATCACGAGCTTCATCTACACCTATGATTTCGGAGATAATTGGCGTCATCGTGTCGAGATCGAAGAGATCACACTCGCCATTCCCGGCACCGATTACCCGCGCTTCGTCGATGGCGAACGACGCGCCCCGCCCGAAGATGTCGGCGGCACCCCGGGATTTGAAGAGTTCCTCAATGCCATGGCCAAGCCGCGCCATCCCGAGCGCGCATCCATGGTGCAATGGTATGGCGGCGTTTTCGATCCTACCGATATCGGCGCCGACGAGATCAATGCGCGCATGGCGAAGCTCGCCAAGCGGAGGTCACAGGGAATGGCTGCCTACGCCGAGGCTAAATCTCGCGACAACTAA
- a CDS encoding helix-turn-helix transcriptional regulator: MSDQADFERWSRLTNKQRACLDPLLERKTSKEIARLIGVSKPTVDQRLTTARSVLGVDTRDQAAVEYARLKRIYDRITYDPMHIPDRAEIVPSDFAEGDPSTVIHLTDMAVAVRSTEGPVEGLSDPLELIWRRDHKGLARFALMMTMLVALLLVVHASLGISETLTRLVSG; encoded by the coding sequence GTGAGCGATCAGGCCGATTTCGAGCGTTGGTCGCGGTTGACGAACAAGCAGCGCGCCTGCCTCGACCCTCTACTCGAACGAAAGACGTCCAAAGAGATCGCGCGCCTGATCGGCGTGTCGAAGCCGACAGTCGACCAGCGTCTGACGACGGCCCGCTCTGTCCTTGGTGTCGATACGCGAGATCAGGCGGCTGTCGAATATGCACGCCTCAAGCGAATATATGATCGGATCACATATGATCCGATGCACATTCCCGACCGAGCGGAAATAGTGCCATCTGATTTCGCGGAGGGAGACCCCTCGACCGTAATCCACCTGACCGACATGGCGGTTGCCGTTCGGAGCACGGAGGGACCGGTGGAAGGACTTTCCGACCCGCTCGAGCTCATCTGGAGACGAGATCATAAAGGTTTGGCGCGCTTCGCGCTCATGATGACAATGCTGGTCGCCTTGCTGCTTGTCGTTCATGCAAGTCTGGGAATTTCCGAGACTCTGACCCGCCTCGTTTCCGGCTGA